The genomic window ATGTCGATGGGACCGCTGGAGGCATCCCGCCCCTGGGCTACCAAGGATGTGGTGGGCGCGCACCGCTTTTTACAGCGGGTATGGCGGTTGGTGGTCGACGAAAACACCGGCGCCACACGCGCGGTCGACGGGCAGGAGTTGGACACCGGCACCCTGCGGGCGCTGCATCGCGCCATCGCTGGCGTCGCCGAAGACTATGCCGCACTGCGCAACAACACCGCGACCGCCAAGCTCATCGAGTACACCAACCACCTGACCAAGCAGCATCGCGATGCGGTCCCCAGGGCCGCGGTGGAGCCGCTGGTCCTGATGCTGGCGCCACTGGCGCCGCACCTGGCGGAGGAGTTGTGGCTGCGCCTGGGCCACCCGACCTCGCTGGTGCACGGGCCGTTCCCGCAGGCCGATCCCGCATACCTGGTGGACGACACGGTCGAGTACCCGGTGCAAGTGAACGGCAAGGTACGGAGTCGGGTGGTGGTGGCCGCGGACGCCGACGACGAGTCGGTGAAAGCCGCCGCCCTGGCGGACGAGAAGGTCCAGGGGTTCTTGGCAGGTGCGACTCCGCGCAAGGTGATCGTCGTCCCCGGGCGGTTGATCAACCTGGTTGTGTGACGCGACGCCTCAACGGTGCCGGATGACCACCTCGTGGACGTGACCATCCGGGGGAGTGGCGACCACCTGGGCAACGGCTTGGGCGACGGTCTCGGGTCGTAAGAACTTCCCGGGGTCGTAGTCGCCGCCCTCGTAGGCCACCAGATCGCGCTGCATCTCGGTATCGACACGACCCGGATGGATGGAGGTGACACGCAGCGCCGGTTCGTCTTGGCGCAGCGAATCGGCGAAGGCCCGCAGGGCGAACTTGCTGGCCGAGTACGACGCCATGCCGGGCGAAACATTGCGGCCGGAACCGGAATTGATGAACACCACCAAGCCATTGGCCTGCCGCAGCGCCGGCAACAGCGCCAAAGTCAAGGCGACAGCACCAAACACGTTGACCGCAAACGTCGCTCGCCATTCATCGACGTGTGACTCGGCGACACGGCCGGGAACGGACAACCCGGCATTGTGCACCAATACGTCCAATTGGTCGATGACTTCGCAGCTGGACTCGATGCTGTCGGCGTCGGCCAGATCCATCGGGAACGTTGTGGCGTCCAGGCGTTCGGCAACGGCGTCAAGACGGGCCGACGGGCGGCCGGCCAGCAACAGGCTGTGCGTCGGCGCCAGCGCCGTGGCGATCGCCGAGCCGATACCGCCGCTGGCGCCGGTGATGAGTGCGGTAGGCATAACCTAGTCAGTTACCAATCCGGTTGACAGTCAAACGGATTCAGACCTGCTGTGGTGCCGGAGATTCACCCGGGGAGTGAGCAGCCGGCTCACCGGCAGCCAACCGGTCCAGCGGCGCCAACGCCTTGGCCAGTGTCTCCAAATCGGATTCGGGAAGCTGGCTGAGCATCGCCGCCAGCGCCGCATGCCGGTTGGCCAACGATTCGGCGTGCACCGCCCGACCCCGAGCGGTGATGTCCACCAGCACCGCACGCAGATCCGACGGGTCACGTGAGCGCTTGACCAGACCGATCTTCTCCAACCGGCGGATGGCCACGGTGGTGGTCGGAGTGCGCACCCGTTCGTGGGCGGCCAGGTCCGTCATCCGGATGGGGCCCCGGTCGAGCAGGGTGACCAGAATCGAAAGTTGCGCCAGCGTCAATTCTCCGGCGACCGCACCATTGGGATCGCCGCGGCGCAAGATCGAGAACAGTTTGGACAAGGCGCGATGCAAACCCTCGGCCAGCTCCGTCACCTCGGCCGCAGTAGGTTCGCTGTCCGCCATAAGTCGGCAGTCTAACGCGACAAAGCGGCGGTGGGAGAGTACGCCTCGCGCCAGTTACTGGCCATCAAAGAACTTGGGACAGGAATCGCTGCAGCCGCTCGGTCTCCGCCGCCTCGAATATCTGCTGTGGCGGCCCGGATTCGACGACCTTGCCGTGATCCATGAACACGACTTTGTCCGATGCCGATCTGGCGAAGCCCATTTCGTGAGTGACTACCACCATTGTCATGCCGTCCGCACCGAGATCGGCGATCAACGCCAGAATGCCTTTGACCATCTCGGGATCCAACGCCGACGTCGCCTCGTCGAAGAACATCACCTGCGGCGCCATGGCCAACGCACGCGCGATCGCGACACGTTGCTGTTGGCCGCCCGACAGAGTGGCCGGGCGGGCGCCGGCTTTGTGTTTCAGGCCAACCCGATCCAGCTGATGCAACGCCAATTCGCGCGCCGCGTCGGCCGATAGCCGCCGCAGTTTGCGCGGCGCCAGCGTGACGTTATCCAGCACACTGCGATGCGGGAAGAGGTTGAAGTGCTGGAACACCATGCCGATACGCTGGCGCAGCTCGTTGGGGTTGTCGCGCAACACCGATCTGCCATCGAGGAGGATGTCGCCGCTGTTGGGTTCGTGCAAGCGATTCAGAGTGCGTAGCAACGTCGACTTGCCCGAACCGGACGGGCCGATGATCGCTGCGGTGCTGCCGGCCGGCACATCGATGTCGACGCCGCGCAGTACCAGTGTGCCGTCGAGTATTTGATGAATTCCTCTGGCGGCCAACGACACTGGCTCACGTTGCTGGACCGCGGCGGTCACGTCATCTCCTGGCCGATGCTGGAGGAGACCATTTCGGCGGAGTCCTCCGGCGCCACCTTGGCGCGGCCGCGACGTAGCCGAGCGTCGATGTAGTTCACGAAATGCGTTAACGGTACTGTCAATATGAGATAACACAGGCCGGCGGCCATCAGCGGCGACAAGTTGCCGGTCTGTGCGTTGAGGTCGCGGCCGACCTGAAACAGCTCCCGCTGCTTGGCAATCAGACCCAGGAAGTACACCAGCGCGGAAGCCTTCAACAGCGCGATGAACTGGTTGACCAGTGCGGGCAGCACACGCCGGATTCCTTGTGGAATCACTACCAATCTCATTGCCGCCGCATAACTGAAGCCCAGCGCGCGGGAGGCTTCCAGCTGACCCGGGTCGACGCTTTGAATTCCCGAGCGCAGGATCTCGCCGACATACGCAGCGGCCATCAACCCCAGCGCGGCGATACCCAGGGGATAGGGATTGTTGTTGGTCAGTCCACTCACCAACGGCCCGACACCCAGACCGATGAGCAGAATGATCACCACCTCAGGCAGCCCGCGGAAGATGTCGGTGTACACCCGGGCCGGCCAGCGCAGCACCCGCTGGTGCGAGATTCCGGCGATCGCCAACACCATGCCCAGCCCCAAGCCGATGACGCTGGCACTGCTGGTCAGGATCAACGTGTTGGGCAGTCCCGTGGTCAGCAGCGCGGGGATCGCTTGCCGGTACATGTCCCAGTCCAGAAAGGAGTCACGCAACTGCTCGAGTGTCGACTTGGGCGCGGCCGGCGTCACGGGCTTGCGGTGATGCTGCGCGGCGATGCTGGCGAAGTCCGGAAGCTTCGGATAGGCCACCGCCTTGGAGCCCGGCTTCCAGCCCGGCGGCAGGGTGCGCGGCACCCACTTGCTGTACAGCTGCGCCCAGGTTCCGTCCGCGATGACGGCGTCCAGGCCGGCGTTGAGAGCATCGACCAACGGCTGGTTGTCTTTGGCGACCGCATAGGCGACGAAGTCGTCGATGCTGAAGGTGTTCGCGACGATCACCGCCGGATCACCCGACCGGATCGCGGCCGACGCCTGATTGGCCGGTGCCACCCAGGCGTCGATCTGGTGGGTCTTCAGGCTGGCGTACACGGTGGCGAAGTCGGGGTACTTGACCGGCTGCAGGTGCAGGGTCTCCACGACGTAGGCGTCTTCGACGGTGCCCTGCACCACGCCGATGCGTTGCCCCGGCCCGAGATCGGTGAACTGCTTGACCGGTGAGCCGGGCGGCACCACCAGCGAGTAGTAGCCGAAGTCGTAGCCGTTGGTGAAGGCGACGGTGTGACGCCGCGCATCGGTGGACTTGACCGATGCCGACCCCACATCGAAGCGTCCCGACGAGACCTGGGCGAGCAGTCCGGAGAAGTCGGTACCGACGAAGCGCACATGCAAGCCCAGCTTGTCGGCGATGGCGCGCAGCAGTTCGTTGTCGAAACCGGTGAAGCGACCGGTGGCGTTGATGCAGGTGTTGGGCGGTGCGTCCGACAGCGTGCCCACCAACAGCACACCGGGCGTATCGAGGCCCAACGCACCGACGTTCACCGAACTCAACGGCACGACGGTGGGTGTCGTCTGGGTGTCCTCGTCTTGAGCGGATGCCTGTCCCTCGCTGAGGTCCTTGGGCAGCACGGTCGCGCTTTCCAGACCAGGTGGCGCGCATTGATTGCGGTCTGCCGAAGCCGGCGCCGGCACCCAAACCGCGCAGGACAGGCCTACCACGATCAGGATTACCGCGACTATGCCGAAAAGTTTCGCGCCACCTTTGGCGAGCGACGCCGAGCTGTAAATCATTACCCGCCACCGTATCTTTTCCGCGGCGGCAGCCCGGCTAGAGCAGGATCGAAGCCCGTTCTTGGGACAACCTGGCTGCGACGGATGGAGGGACGCCCGGGCCGACGATGTCGGGTGCGGTGAACACCCGACGGCGGCACAGTTCGGCAAGCATCGTCTGCGCCATCAAATAAGAGCGGCCGACACAGGCGGCGCGCGCGGCTTCGGGGTCCCGCCGGTGTATTGCGGCGGTCTCGTCCTCGTAGAACGGCAGGATGTCTTCGCGATTGTTCTGGTAGGTCGTCCAGAACATGCGGGGGATGAGGTTCTGTGAGGCGCGGATAGTGGCGTGCAGTCGGGGGCCCGCGTACTCGTCGTTGATCACCCGGCGGTATTCCCAGGCGATTTCGGCAAAGCTCCGCGAATCCTTGGCCGCGCGTAGCGACCGCATGAGCGCACCGAGTTCGCCCACGATCCGCGGCGTGGGGTTGGCCGCGGCGCGTGCGGCAGCGATGCCGTTGAGCATGCCGTCGAGTTCGTAATGCTCCAAGACGGTGCTCTCGTCGAAGCGTTCGACGAACGCCCCGCGGTGATAGCGCGTGGAGACGACGCCGTCGTGTTCGAGCTGGACCAGAGCCTCTTGGATGGGGACTCGGCTCACCCCCAGCCCCTGCGCGATCTCGTTGCGGTCGACGCGATCGCCGCTGCGCAATTTTCCGGTCAGCACCAGGTGCAGAATGTGCGACACCACCTGGTCTTTTTCTTTGATCCCATACTTCTTAGGCATCAGTTTTCTCTGGATCTCTCTCAGCCGGCCATCAGCGCGGCAAGTTTCTCACGTCCGGCCCGTCGCGATCAGGTGTTTGGCGCATGAAGCGGGGGCTGACCCGAAGGTGTCAACGGCTGTCGCGCCATTTGCACAGCTCTTGCGCCGCACTCAAGTCGTAGTCCGGGCCGTCGCAGGCGACGGTCAACAAGGTGACGCCCAGGTTGACCAGAGCTTCGGCGTTGGCCGTCAAACCGCCCTGCCCGTTCACCGCGGCCGACCGTTCGATGCTGGCCGGGTCACGGCCGACATCGGCGCAGTGGCGGGCGAGCACCTCGGCTTTGGCCGGGTACTCGTCGGCGCTGGCGAAGCTGTGCCAGATGTCGGCATGCTCGGCGACCAGGCGCAAGGTCTTGCGTTCGCCACCACCGCCGATCAGCACCGGGATGTCGCGGGTGGGCGCCGGGTTCAGCTTGGCCAGCCGCGACTCGATGCGGGGGAGTGCGCCGGCCAAATCGTCCAGGCGGCTGCCGGCGGTGCCGAACTCGTAGCCGTACTCGTCGTAGTCGCGTTGCTTCCAGCCCGAGCCGATGCCTAGGACCAGCCGACCGTCCGAGATGTGGTCGACGGTGCGGGCCATGTCGGCCAGCAGTTCGGGGTTGCGGTAGGAGTTGCAAGTCACCAGGGCGCCGATCTCGATGCGCTCGGTCTGCTCTGCCCAGGCCGCGAGCAGCGTCCAGCACTCGAAGTGGGCGCCATCGGGATCACCGTAGAGCGGAAAGAAGTGATCCCAGTTGAAAGCGACGTCGACGCCGATGTCCTCGCAACGGCGTACCGCGTCGCGGATATTGACGTAGTTGGGCGCGTGCTGAGGCTGAAGTTGAACACCGATGCGAACGGCAAAGTCGGAAGTCATACGACCACCGTAGGCAGATCAGCCCAGCGGCGCTGCGCTCACCTTCTCGCGGACCACGCAATGCGTTCCGCTATAGACGGTCGGCATGCACTTCATGCAGTGGATGCACAATCCCTCCGAGGTGGTGTTGTCTCGAAAGTTGTTGACCAGGTTGGGGTCTCGGAGCAGCGCACGAGCCATCGCCACGAACTCGAAGCCGGCGCCGAGCGCTTCTTCGACCGTGTCCAGCCGGTTGATCCCACCCAGCAGCATCAGCGGCATGGTCAGCGCCGCCCGGAACTGACGGGCCAACGGCAGAAAGAAGGCCTCCTCGAACGGGTAGCTGCGAAACATGCGCCGGCCGATGACGCGCAGGCCCACGCCGACCGGCCGGGGTTGGGAGGCGATGAACTCCGCAAGCGGTACTTCGCCGCGGAAGTAGTACATCGGATTGAGCAGCGAGCTGCCACCGGTCA from Mycobacterium kubicae includes these protein-coding regions:
- a CDS encoding SDR family oxidoreductase, whose product is MPTALITGASGGIGSAIATALAPTHSLLLAGRPSARLDAVAERLDATTFPMDLADADSIESSCEVIDQLDVLVHNAGLSVPGRVAESHVDEWRATFAVNVFGAVALTLALLPALRQANGLVVFINSGSGRNVSPGMASYSASKFALRAFADSLRQDEPALRVTSIHPGRVDTEMQRDLVAYEGGDYDPGKFLRPETVAQAVAQVVATPPDGHVHEVVIRHR
- a CDS encoding MarR family winged helix-turn-helix transcriptional regulator; translated protein: MADSEPTAAEVTELAEGLHRALSKLFSILRRGDPNGAVAGELTLAQLSILVTLLDRGPIRMTDLAAHERVRTPTTTVAIRRLEKIGLVKRSRDPSDLRAVLVDITARGRAVHAESLANRHAALAAMLSQLPESDLETLAKALAPLDRLAAGEPAAHSPGESPAPQQV
- a CDS encoding amino acid ABC transporter ATP-binding protein — encoded protein: MTAAVQQREPVSLAARGIHQILDGTLVLRGVDIDVPAGSTAAIIGPSGSGKSTLLRTLNRLHEPNSGDILLDGRSVLRDNPNELRQRIGMVFQHFNLFPHRSVLDNVTLAPRKLRRLSADAARELALHQLDRVGLKHKAGARPATLSGGQQQRVAIARALAMAPQVMFFDEATSALDPEMVKGILALIADLGADGMTMVVVTHEMGFARSASDKVVFMDHGKVVESGPPQQIFEAAETERLQRFLSQVL
- a CDS encoding ABC transporter substrate-binding protein/permease, with translation MIYSSASLAKGGAKLFGIVAVILIVVGLSCAVWVPAPASADRNQCAPPGLESATVLPKDLSEGQASAQDEDTQTTPTVVPLSSVNVGALGLDTPGVLLVGTLSDAPPNTCINATGRFTGFDNELLRAIADKLGLHVRFVGTDFSGLLAQVSSGRFDVGSASVKSTDARRHTVAFTNGYDFGYYSLVVPPGSPVKQFTDLGPGQRIGVVQGTVEDAYVVETLHLQPVKYPDFATVYASLKTHQIDAWVAPANQASAAIRSGDPAVIVANTFSIDDFVAYAVAKDNQPLVDALNAGLDAVIADGTWAQLYSKWVPRTLPPGWKPGSKAVAYPKLPDFASIAAQHHRKPVTPAAPKSTLEQLRDSFLDWDMYRQAIPALLTTGLPNTLILTSSASVIGLGLGMVLAIAGISHQRVLRWPARVYTDIFRGLPEVVIILLIGLGVGPLVSGLTNNNPYPLGIAALGLMAAAYVGEILRSGIQSVDPGQLEASRALGFSYAAAMRLVVIPQGIRRVLPALVNQFIALLKASALVYFLGLIAKQRELFQVGRDLNAQTGNLSPLMAAGLCYLILTVPLTHFVNYIDARLRRGRAKVAPEDSAEMVSSSIGQEMT
- a CDS encoding GntR family transcriptional regulator; its protein translation is MPKKYGIKEKDQVVSHILHLVLTGKLRSGDRVDRNEIAQGLGVSRVPIQEALVQLEHDGVVSTRYHRGAFVERFDESTVLEHYELDGMLNGIAAARAAANPTPRIVGELGALMRSLRAAKDSRSFAEIAWEYRRVINDEYAGPRLHATIRASQNLIPRMFWTTYQNNREDILPFYEDETAAIHRRDPEAARAACVGRSYLMAQTMLAELCRRRVFTAPDIVGPGVPPSVAARLSQERASILL
- a CDS encoding LLM class F420-dependent oxidoreductase; this translates as MTSDFAVRIGVQLQPQHAPNYVNIRDAVRRCEDIGVDVAFNWDHFFPLYGDPDGAHFECWTLLAAWAEQTERIEIGALVTCNSYRNPELLADMARTVDHISDGRLVLGIGSGWKQRDYDEYGYEFGTAGSRLDDLAGALPRIESRLAKLNPAPTRDIPVLIGGGGERKTLRLVAEHADIWHSFASADEYPAKAEVLARHCADVGRDPASIERSAAVNGQGGLTANAEALVNLGVTLLTVACDGPDYDLSAAQELCKWRDSR